TTAACTTCTGTTAATGCATTTGTATTTTTTATAATAAAAATTGTGAGCTCTGATTTATTAAAATTAAATAAAACTGTTTTTATCCCATCAATTTTTTTACATACAGTTTCAATTTTTTTTGTGCAATCAATACAGTGAGCGCCAGAAATTATAAATGTATATGTCGATAATTCATTTTGGTTCATAAAAAACCTCAAGAATATAATTTATAAAAATTAAAAGTTAACTTGAAATTAATTTTTATGCAAGAATACACATATTGAAGTGGAGTAAAGAAAAGTGATTAATAATAAAAAAAATTACCCAATAAGTTTTTTTACGGCTTCAACCAAAATTTCTGGTTTAAAAGGTTTCACAATCCAGCCACTTGCGCCAGCTTGTTTTGCTTTAAGAATCATATCGTTGGCGCCTTCAGTGGTTAAAATTAGAATTGGAGGTTGTGCTAGTGAAGAATCCCCTTTTATTGAGGCAACCATTTGAAAGCCATCCATGTTTGGCATATTGATATCACTAATAATTGCTTTAATATCTTTATTTTCTTTTAATTTGGCGATTCCATCAACACCGTCAACCGCTTCAATGACTTCAAACCCGGCTTTTACCAACGTAAAATTGACTTGTTGACGTATTGTTTTTGCGTCATCGACAATCAGAATCTTATTACTGGTCATATGTCCACCTTGATTGAAGTAAATATGCAAAACTTAGGATAGTATTGTTTTTTACAAACGCACCTACTATTATAAATCATAAACTACATGAAATTCAAAAAATATACAAAAATATTTGACATTAGATTTATCAATATTGACTTTATAAAAAATGAGGATGAAAATATTAATGCATATATTATATAAGGATGTGATTTATAATTTTTACTTTGCAATATAATTTTTGAGACATAAATAAGCTGAGCT
This region of Spirobacillus cienkowskii genomic DNA includes:
- a CDS encoding response regulator is translated as MTSNKILIVDDAKTIRQQVNFTLVKAGFEVIEAVDGVDGIAKLKENKDIKAIISDINMPNMDGFQMVASIKGDSSLAQPPILILTTEGANDMILKAKQAGASGWIVKPFKPEILVEAVKKLIG